The DNA sequence ATCCCCTTTCATTCTGGAGGCTTCACGAATCGAAATGGCTGTAACACGCGCTGAACGATCGTGTTTGCACGAGCTGAACCACCGTGATTGCCGATACTTCACCTAAATAGTTACTTTCAGCATTCCGGatgagtttttctttttcttttttgtgtgtgtgtgtgtgtttggctgCTGCTCCTGTTTAGGGCGCGCCGCCATCcgaaacgccaaaaataaagctCCCAAATTTCGCATAATCGACAAgtacaagaaaataaatgtgtaaCCGCCGATTAACACGGAAAGGTCGAAGTCCAGAAGTGATTCGACTCCAGAAGAAGACTAAACTCCAGAAAAGATTCGCCGATTTTCGTCAAAAATAAAGACCGACAACGTGGAACCGCGATGACGACCCACAGCACCGGGCACTCTCGATAAAGATCTGCGTACGCAATACACAGTAGCATTATGCAAAGAAGTCGTAGCTGCAGTCAAACAGCGGAATATTTGTCATTAATGGTGCCACCCGCCGAAGTGACGTCAACCTCAGCGAGACTTTTCCGTTTCCCTCGCTTCTCGTGACGTCATATGCGCTCATTTGCTATTCTATACGCTTTCCTTCGCGCAGCATAGAATCATCCTGAGCAGACAACGTCCCGTATTTCATTATTACACATATTCGTTGCGGTTCACGCACGCTTAAACAATTTGAGTTTTATCTGCTCACGTTGTATACGTAGCGCTTTCGCTGTATTCGCACGGAGGCAAACGTATTAATCGTACGGCAGCATTAAAATAGTGGTGATACGCTGACGCCGTTTGTGTTCTTCGATTGTCCGTGTTGATTTACGTGCGTCCAATCGCTCGACGTTCACTCGCAAGCCACTGGGTGCTATAGGTGCGAACGAGCTGAAAAATACACCCGTAAAGCTTATTTGCATTGAAAACAACCTAACACACCACTGAGGCGTGAGCAATGCTCGTTTATACAAAAGGATGAAAAGCAATGATCAACACTGACGCGCACCTACACTCCTTCCTCCACGTAACCGCTGCATACGATATCAACCAAACAACATCCGGGGTAATCTTCAACACATTAGCTTGAATCTGGAAAAAACCGCGTCCAAAAATAGGAAAATGCTAGCCGCCGTGAAACGTCTATACGGTATATGAATATCAAATTGCGAAAagcatgtatctttttttttagtaatAAGAAAAAACACTGTATCGAAGAAACGCTTATACTTTTTAGACGCTACCATCATGATTTGTCACATTAGTAGCTTGGCTACATTGTACACATGTTCTGTTGTACATCGCGTAAATATTTGGGATATCGTGTGCAGTGGCGGTAGGCAACGACATGCGTGCTAACGACACCGACAGGACATCAGAAAGCGACAAAACTACGTCTTCCACGAAGGCTTAGGTTACAAGTACTACTTCGCAGGAATATAAACAGCGTGTCAAGGAGACCACACATATCTGTGTTTTCGCCGTCTGCACATCGTCTGTCGCATCGTTTAACTTCATCACAGGTAGCCTATAAACTCGTTCACAGGTCTCCGTGCCCCCCGTCAGATATATAGCCTAACGATTTTCCACTAAGGCTGGCGCACGGTGGCGCTGATCTCATCTAGCCTGCACTTGTCGTGCGGGTTCATGAAAGAACCCAGGCGGCAGCGGAAGGCCGCCGCGAATTCGGGCACGTGTCTCAGGGGTCCGTTGACGCGGGCCCACGCCGAGCTGACGTCGCTCGCCTGCTGCCAGCTCTCGAAGAGCGGGTTCGAGTTCTCGCAGTGGCTCATGCCGTAGTAGATGAAGAACAGCTGTTCAGGCGAGAACTGGCGCGCCTCCGTGAAGCGGAAGTTGGAAAGCTCCTTGAGCATGTACTCCTCGAAGGACTGGTAGGCTAGGGCCACTGCCAACACGTCCAGCATGTCCGCGGTCGAAGTCTTCTCGAAGAGGAGCAGCGTGTGCAGCGGAGACCGGCCCGCAGAAGCGCTCATCCGGGCGTAGTCCTTCTGGAGGCACCCGCGCACGTTCTCAAACACGGAGACCGGGTCGGACGACGTGGTGTTCAGGTAGAAATCGTACGCCAGGAAGTAGATGTACCTGAAGAGACTCCAGTAGACTCGCGTGCCAACCCGAGCGATGTGAAACTTGCGCAGCTGGCGCTCGAGGGGCATACCAAAGTCGAACACCGGCAGTGGGATCTCCAGGTTTCTGAACGGAGCGCCGAGGTGCGGCCACGTGCTGAGGAAGCCCTTGTTCCAGCCGGACCTGAGGTCCTCTTCGGACGTCTCCAGGGTGCCGCGCGCCCTCTTGACGGCTCGTTGGAGCCAGAAGTAGAAGAAGGAAGGCAGCTGCTGGCTGCCGGAATCCCCCCTATAGAGCGCGCTCAGGTACTTACTGCGGTACTCCTTGTCGAAGAACCTCTTAGGCACCAGGGGCTCCCACGAGACGCGCGTCAGCTGTCGGGACACGTGATCGGCGAACTCGCGCGTGAACCAACGGGAGAAGTCGTAGCTGAGGTATCTTGCTAGCGTGGAATTGAGGTGACCCAAAACGAGCTCCCGGACAACATCCCACGATATTCGGGCGACGGACTGGTCGTATGCCAACGCCATGACGAGCGGCGCCTCGAAACGGTCCAAGAGCCGCACGCAGTAGTGCTCCGGTAGTAGAGGCTGGGCAGCGCGTGGGTTGCGGCCGTACGCGATGGAGGCAAGCCGGTGGCGCACGGTGGCGTTGGCGATGAGTGGTGAGAGCGCCATGCAGACACGGAACGCCAGGTAGTTTAGAATGTCCGGCTTCTGCAGGGTCTGCTGCACGTCACTGCCGAAGCTCAGCAGATATTCGTCGTTAGGCATCTTGACGAACCTGTTCACAGCTGCGATGCGGTCGCCGAACGCTTCCTCCGCTAGCAGCTTCCAGTGGACTACGCGAGACTCCGGCAGCTGGTCTAGGCGCACGGTAGTGCACTGGCTCAGAAGCTCGTAGCAACCCGGCGTCCTTCGTGGAGCCATGCGTCGCGCCAGGTCCGTCTCCACCACCGCGACGTTGGTCGACAAGGTCCTGCCCAAGTACGACATGAGCATTTCGTGAGCCTTGACCAAGAAGGCGAACTCTGCAACGGAGGATCCTTCGACGAATCCGGACAAAAGCTCGGGCTCGCCGATGGACATGAACGTGTACTTGTCTTCGGGATCCTCGACGACAGAGAGGTGAAATAGGCTGTCTATTCCTAAGAGACGGTGAAGAGTGCCGACCTTGGAGGCGAC is a window from the Dermacentor variabilis isolate Ectoservices chromosome 3, ASM5094787v1, whole genome shotgun sequence genome containing:
- the LOC142574544 gene encoding neprilysin-like, which encodes MEDADELALNVRPSCLDRRGPQPFIADRAVRFVCACNYAAYSALVVVLAVLVMGLVGYLVIVPGRGGVDYAHRRFNFTDESPNGFEGQDISPTAQADGTMVVHERDLCGSRECNHEAVRIVGSLNASVDPCDDFYAYVCSVWMDKHRPTKNQDRRSVDDDLLDSYSRFLVSVLGHRNAEIPAAKTLFDACVEPPASLFRDVLTTFFYMVGLQHWPYSHSDRVMAVDVASKVGTLHRLLGIDSLFHLSVVEDPEDKYTFMSIGEPELLSGFVEGSSVAEFAFLVKAHEMLMSYLGRTLSTNVAVVETDLARRMAPRRTPGCYELLSQCTTVRLDQLPESRVVHWKLLAEEAFGDRIAAVNRFVKMPNDEYLLSFGSDVQQTLQKPDILNYLAFRVCMALSPLIANATVRHRLASIAYGRNPRAAQPLLPEHYCVRLLDRFEAPLVMALAYDQSVARISWDVVRELVLGHLNSTLARYLSYDFSRWFTREFADHVSRQLTRVSWEPLVPKRFFDKEYRSKYLSALYRGDSGSQQLPSFFYFWLQRAVKRARGTLETSEEDLRSGWNKGFLSTWPHLGAPFRNLEIPLPVFDFGMPLERQLRKFHIARVGTRVYWSLFRYIYFLAYDFYLNTTSSDPVSVFENVRGCLQKDYARMSASAGRSPLHTLLLFEKTSTADMLDVLAVALAYQSFEEYMLKELSNFRFTEARQFSPEQLFFIYYGMSHCENSNPLFESWQQASDVSSAWARVNGPLRHVPEFAAAFRCRLGSFMNPHDKCRLDEISATVRQP